One Myripristis murdjan chromosome 17, fMyrMur1.1, whole genome shotgun sequence DNA segment encodes these proteins:
- the rwdd3 gene encoding RWD domain-containing protein 3 isoform X4 has protein sequence MSEAALEELSVLSSIYCAEGEFQLLQQSALSRGRCHHIRQKLLDQAAALPQEPMVHQLVEWLQQSGELTEAGRVCEEQVMEGGEEHEQWTTVLLLDHIRSRNRYVRLLERWSLQLQLTVTLLLGRPILVLLQGARPSIKEFCHLLRTVKVDVDSSGRKCKERMMKVLSETPSSSSKHGPPGLQVKEYESVSELTAAFQELSMTELYQQILPSLTD, from the exons ATGTCTGAAGCTGCTTTAGAGGAGCTTTCGGTTTTATCCTCCATTTACTGCGCAGAGGGAGAGTTCCAGCTGCTTCAACAGTCCG CTCTCTCCAGAGGCCGGTGTCACCACATCAGGCAGAAGCTGCTGGATCAGGCTGCAGCCTTACCACAGGAACCAATGGTGCACCAGCTGGTTGAGTGGTTACAG CAGAGCGGGGAGCTGACAGAGGCGGGGCGAGTGTGTGAGGAGCAggtgatggagggaggagaggagcatgAGCAGTGgaccacagtgctgctgctggatcaCATCCGCTCCAGAAATCGCTACGTCAGGCTGCTGGAGCGCTGgagcctgcagctgcagctgactgTCACGTTGTTACTGGGACGACCCATACTGGTTCTCCTTCAGGGAGCGAGGCCCAGCATCAAG GAGTTCTGCCACCTCCTGAGGACCGTGAAGGTGGATGTTGATTCTTCTGGGCGGAAGTGCAAAGAGAGGATGATGAAGGTCCTCAGTGAAACCCCCTCATCCTCTTCTAAACATGG tccacCAGGTTTGCAAGTGAAGGAGTATGAGTCAGTATCAGAGCTGACTGCAGCCTTCCAGGAGCTCAGTATGACTGAGCTTTATCAGCAGATACTGCCATcgctgacagactga
- the rwdd3 gene encoding RWD domain-containing protein 3 isoform X1 has product MSEAALEELSVLSSIYCAEGEFQLLQQSVEDGLVVQIKISAGPDGGLEVCLLFRLPPGYPSCLPDISVSSSALSRGRCHHIRQKLLDQAAALPQEPMVHQLVEWLQQQSGELTEAGRVCEEQVMEGGEEHEQWTTVLLLDHIRSRNRYVRLLERWSLQLQLTVTLLLGRPILVLLQGARPSIKEFCHLLRTVKVDVDSSGRKCKERMMKVLSETPSSSSKHGPPGLQVKEYESVSELTAAFQELSMTELYQQILPSLTD; this is encoded by the exons ATGTCTGAAGCTGCTTTAGAGGAGCTTTCGGTTTTATCCTCCATTTACTGCGCAGAGGGAGAGTTCCAGCTGCTTCAACAGTCCG TGGAGGATGGCTTAGTGGTTCAAATCAAGATCAGTGCGGGGCCAGATGGAGGGCTGGAGGTCTGCCTGCTGTTCCGTCTGCCACCCGGCTACCCGTCCTGTCTCCCTGACATCTCCGTGTCCTCCTCAGCTCTCTCCAGAGGCCGGTGTCACCACATCAGGCAGAAGCTGCTGGATCAGGCTGCAGCCTTACCACAGGAACCAATGGTGCACCAGCTGGTTGAGTGGTTACAG CAGCAGAGCGGGGAGCTGACAGAGGCGGGGCGAGTGTGTGAGGAGCAggtgatggagggaggagaggagcatgAGCAGTGgaccacagtgctgctgctggatcaCATCCGCTCCAGAAATCGCTACGTCAGGCTGCTGGAGCGCTGgagcctgcagctgcagctgactgTCACGTTGTTACTGGGACGACCCATACTGGTTCTCCTTCAGGGAGCGAGGCCCAGCATCAAG GAGTTCTGCCACCTCCTGAGGACCGTGAAGGTGGATGTTGATTCTTCTGGGCGGAAGTGCAAAGAGAGGATGATGAAGGTCCTCAGTGAAACCCCCTCATCCTCTTCTAAACATGG tccacCAGGTTTGCAAGTGAAGGAGTATGAGTCAGTATCAGAGCTGACTGCAGCCTTCCAGGAGCTCAGTATGACTGAGCTTTATCAGCAGATACTGCCATcgctgacagactga
- the rwdd3 gene encoding RWD domain-containing protein 3 isoform X2, with product MSEAALEELSVLSSIYCAEGEFQLLQQSVEDGLVVQIKISAGPDGGLEVCLLFRLPPGYPSCLPDISVSSSALSRGRCHHIRQKLLDQAAALPQEPMVHQLVEWLQQSGELTEAGRVCEEQVMEGGEEHEQWTTVLLLDHIRSRNRYVRLLERWSLQLQLTVTLLLGRPILVLLQGARPSIKEFCHLLRTVKVDVDSSGRKCKERMMKVLSETPSSSSKHGPPGLQVKEYESVSELTAAFQELSMTELYQQILPSLTD from the exons ATGTCTGAAGCTGCTTTAGAGGAGCTTTCGGTTTTATCCTCCATTTACTGCGCAGAGGGAGAGTTCCAGCTGCTTCAACAGTCCG TGGAGGATGGCTTAGTGGTTCAAATCAAGATCAGTGCGGGGCCAGATGGAGGGCTGGAGGTCTGCCTGCTGTTCCGTCTGCCACCCGGCTACCCGTCCTGTCTCCCTGACATCTCCGTGTCCTCCTCAGCTCTCTCCAGAGGCCGGTGTCACCACATCAGGCAGAAGCTGCTGGATCAGGCTGCAGCCTTACCACAGGAACCAATGGTGCACCAGCTGGTTGAGTGGTTACAG CAGAGCGGGGAGCTGACAGAGGCGGGGCGAGTGTGTGAGGAGCAggtgatggagggaggagaggagcatgAGCAGTGgaccacagtgctgctgctggatcaCATCCGCTCCAGAAATCGCTACGTCAGGCTGCTGGAGCGCTGgagcctgcagctgcagctgactgTCACGTTGTTACTGGGACGACCCATACTGGTTCTCCTTCAGGGAGCGAGGCCCAGCATCAAG GAGTTCTGCCACCTCCTGAGGACCGTGAAGGTGGATGTTGATTCTTCTGGGCGGAAGTGCAAAGAGAGGATGATGAAGGTCCTCAGTGAAACCCCCTCATCCTCTTCTAAACATGG tccacCAGGTTTGCAAGTGAAGGAGTATGAGTCAGTATCAGAGCTGACTGCAGCCTTCCAGGAGCTCAGTATGACTGAGCTTTATCAGCAGATACTGCCATcgctgacagactga
- the rwdd3 gene encoding RWD domain-containing protein 3 isoform X3 → MSEAALEELSVLSSIYCAEGEFQLLQQSALSRGRCHHIRQKLLDQAAALPQEPMVHQLVEWLQQQSGELTEAGRVCEEQVMEGGEEHEQWTTVLLLDHIRSRNRYVRLLERWSLQLQLTVTLLLGRPILVLLQGARPSIKEFCHLLRTVKVDVDSSGRKCKERMMKVLSETPSSSSKHGPPGLQVKEYESVSELTAAFQELSMTELYQQILPSLTD, encoded by the exons ATGTCTGAAGCTGCTTTAGAGGAGCTTTCGGTTTTATCCTCCATTTACTGCGCAGAGGGAGAGTTCCAGCTGCTTCAACAGTCCG CTCTCTCCAGAGGCCGGTGTCACCACATCAGGCAGAAGCTGCTGGATCAGGCTGCAGCCTTACCACAGGAACCAATGGTGCACCAGCTGGTTGAGTGGTTACAG CAGCAGAGCGGGGAGCTGACAGAGGCGGGGCGAGTGTGTGAGGAGCAggtgatggagggaggagaggagcatgAGCAGTGgaccacagtgctgctgctggatcaCATCCGCTCCAGAAATCGCTACGTCAGGCTGCTGGAGCGCTGgagcctgcagctgcagctgactgTCACGTTGTTACTGGGACGACCCATACTGGTTCTCCTTCAGGGAGCGAGGCCCAGCATCAAG GAGTTCTGCCACCTCCTGAGGACCGTGAAGGTGGATGTTGATTCTTCTGGGCGGAAGTGCAAAGAGAGGATGATGAAGGTCCTCAGTGAAACCCCCTCATCCTCTTCTAAACATGG tccacCAGGTTTGCAAGTGAAGGAGTATGAGTCAGTATCAGAGCTGACTGCAGCCTTCCAGGAGCTCAGTATGACTGAGCTTTATCAGCAGATACTGCCATcgctgacagactga